AGAACAAGAGCGCGGCATCACAATTACATCAGCTGCAACAACGTGTTTTTGGAAAGATCATAGAATCAACATCATTGACACACCAGGTCACGTTGACTTCACAATTGAGGTTGAGCGAAGCTTGCGCGTATTGGATGGTGCGGTTGCTGTATTTGATGGCGTTGCAGGTGTTGAGCCTCAATCTGAAACAGTTTGGCACCAAGCAAATAAATATAAAGTGCCTAGAATTTGTTTCGTAAACAAGTTGGATAGAACCGGTGCGAATTTCCACCGTTGCGTTGATATGATTAAGAATCGCCTTGGTGCACGCGCTATGGTAATGCAAATTCCTGTGGGCATCGAATCTGACTTACAAGGAGTGGTAGACCTTGTAGAAATGAAAGCAATTTTATGGAGAACAGAGGACCTGGGAGCAAGTTTTGATATAGTTGATATTCCAGCTGATCTTAAAGATGAAGCGGAAATTCTACATCAAGAGCTTATCGAAATGGCTGTTGAAATGGATGATAAGCTTATGGAAGCGTATCTTGAAGGAAAAGAAATTTCTACAGCTGATTTAAAAAAATGCATTCGCGCAGGAACAATCCGCAGTCACTTTGTGCCTATTTTCTGTGGAAGCGCCTTCAAAAATAAAGGTGTTCAACCCTTGCTTGATGCTGTTGTTGATTACCTCCCCTCTCCTTTGGATGTTGGAGATATCGTAGGAAAAAATCCAGATACAGGTGAAGAAATCGTTCGTATGCCAGCAGAAAATGATAAGCTTTCTGCGCTAGCATTCAAAATTATGACAGATCCTTTCGTAGGAACAATCACATTCGTGCGTATCTATTCAGGTAAATTAGAAGCTGGAAAATCTGTTCTTAATACGATTAAAGATAAAAAAGAACGCGTAGGTCGTATGCTTTTGATGCATGCAAACTCACGTGAAGATATTAAAATTGCACATGCTGGTGACATTATTGCTCTTCCAGGATTGAAAGAAACAACGACAGGTCACACCTTGTGTGATCCTGATCATCCAATCATCCTAGAAGAAATGGATTTCCCAGATCCTGTGATTGAAATCGCAATTGAACCAAAAACAAAAGGTGATCAAGAGAAGTTGGGTATTGCGCTCGCTAAACTTGTTCAGGAAGATCCATCTTTTAGAGCATCAACTGATCAAGAGACAGGGCAAACAATTCTAAAAGGCATGGGTGAGTTGCATCTTGATATTAAACTGGATCTATTAAAACGGGACCATAAAGTTGAAGTAGCGCAAGGAAAACCGCAAGTTGCATATCGTGAAAAAATTACAGCAACAGGTGAAATTGACTATACACATAAAAAACAAACAGGTGGTGCAGGACAATTTGCACGTGTTAAGCTTGTGTTTGAACCTTTAGAACCAGGTGAAGGGTTTGTTTTTGAGAATCAAATCGTTGGTGGTGCGATTCCTAAAGAATACATCCCTGCTGTTGAAAAAGGTTTGGAAATGGCAAAAGAATCTGGTCCATTAATTGGCTTCCCAATGATTGACTTTAAGGCACGCCTTATAGATGGCGCATACCATGATGTTGACTCCAGCACCATGGCCTTCGAAATCGCAACAAAAGCGGCG
The genomic region above belongs to Alphaproteobacteria bacterium and contains:
- the fusA gene encoding elongation factor G gives rise to the protein MTSQTPIKNYRNIGIMAHIDAGKTTTTERILYYTGKSYKIGEVHEGAATMDWMEQEQERGITITSAATTCFWKDHRINIIDTPGHVDFTIEVERSLRVLDGAVAVFDGVAGVEPQSETVWHQANKYKVPRICFVNKLDRTGANFHRCVDMIKNRLGARAMVMQIPVGIESDLQGVVDLVEMKAILWRTEDLGASFDIVDIPADLKDEAEILHQELIEMAVEMDDKLMEAYLEGKEISTADLKKCIRAGTIRSHFVPIFCGSAFKNKGVQPLLDAVVDYLPSPLDVGDIVGKNPDTGEEIVRMPAENDKLSALAFKIMTDPFVGTITFVRIYSGKLEAGKSVLNTIKDKKERVGRMLLMHANSREDIKIAHAGDIIALPGLKETTTGHTLCDPDHPIILEEMDFPDPVIEIAIEPKTKGDQEKLGIALAKLVQEDPSFRASTDQETGQTILKGMGELHLDIKLDLLKRDHKVEVAQGKPQVAYREKITATGEIDYTHKKQTGGAGQFARVKLVFEPLEPGEGFVFENQIVGGAIPKEYIPAVEKGLEMAKESGPLIGFPMIDFKARLIDGAYHDVDSSTMAFEIATKAAFREGITKAKPKILEPIMSVEVVVPDEYLGDVIGDLNSRRGQVGEMEQRGAVQAISAKVPLAEMFGYVNTLRSMTQGRGQYSMQFHSYDFVPNNVSNEIREQYAAKANK